The Torulaspora globosa chromosome 8, complete sequence genome segment GACTTTCGTGCGCCTGCggagttgaagaaagtcCATCCGCTGGGCAGAGCTCCCTTGATTGAGCTGGAGGATCGCTCTAcagggaagaagaaggtgctgGCTGAGTCCGGTTACATCTTTCAGTATATTTTGAGCCATTTCGACACTGATGGTGTCCTGAAGAATAATGACCCTGACATGGCGGAGAAGATTCAATACTATCTGTATTATGCCGAAGGGTCGCTTCAACCGCCCTTGACGATGGAGCGTCTGCTTTTAATGGCTAAGAAAGCTCCTGTTCCGTTTCCAATTTCGTATTTGGTCGGCATGGTGATCGGTCAGATTAGCAGTAAGTATTCTGCCGGgaggctgaagaatcaAATTGATTATGTAGAGGCCGAAATTGCCAAGAATCAGGGTTTCTTGGTTGGGGGAAAGCTCAGTGGAGCAGACATCTTGATTTCTTATCCTCTGATGTCTGTTTTCGATGTAGGGATTGCGCATAAGAAAGACTATCCAAACATTAGTAAATTGCTGGACACTTTAAGCAACTCTGGATTCCTATGCCACTGCAAAGGAAAAGGTTGAATCTCTCGGTAGCGATTATTGAAGCTTGGCATTGTACCTATATCAGTTCAAGCGGCTTTAATGATCGCGAGATGACATTCATCTTGCAGTAAGGTGGCTTATTTGTTTGTTTGCTGCTGAGTAAAAACGTCAATAATACAGTCAATAACCAGAGTGCCCCAGACATTTCCGCTTTGCAGAGCTACCATGGTTTACGCTGTCGGGCTTGTTCCTTAACCAATGGTCCGGTTGTCACGTACCAAGGTCATACCCTATAACTGTGGTCTGAAGATTATGGTTTGACCCCAGCTACGGTACTGGTGGCCTGACGACTCTTGTGCAACATAATCAGCTGCAGCGAATGGAATGGATGAATTCAACGTTGAGATTGAAACGCATAACTGCGAGGCCAACATGTGCTTTCCACTTTGTATTTAAGGAGATAGAAGCTTAAGACTTGCAGTTTGGCGGTCAAAAATTCTGACTATATTTGCAACTGATCTGCGTCCCTGTCTCTGGTGCAGGGGCATGCCAGGTTCAGGGTACAGAATTGCGGGAAGATCCTACTTCACTTTCACTTAACACAAAAACCTATCATTGGCAACTCAGCAAGGCAGGCATGTCATGGAATGTCAAGTATAGACGCACAGGTTCGACGATTAGCAAGACCTTTCTTGAGCTGTTTGAAGCGCCAGATATTTTAACAGCCGTCTGCGTCCAACTGGgcctgaaaattttcgatcCAAGACCAAAGTCTGGGTAACAGGGCCAAGGTCCGTAGAAGGGGACATCAGGTTATCCCGCGGATATTCAATATATCCGCGGAAACGGAAACTCCGAGATCAGATAAGACTACCGTTATCAGCGACTCCCAATCTCCGAGATGAGACAAGAAACCGTAATCAACGAGGAGAGAAACTCCggtcggcggctaatt includes the following:
- a CDS encoding glutathione S-transferase, producing MALPLIRVHWLNDSRAFRVLFLLEQLKLDYEIVSYRRDEDFRAPAELKKVHPLGRAPLIELEDRSTGKKKVLAESGYIFQYILSHFDTDGVLKNNDPDMAEKIQYYLYYAEGSLQPPLTMERLLLMAKKAPVPFPISYLVGMVIGQISSKYSAGRLKNQIDYVEAEIAKNQGFLVGGKLSGADILISYPLMSVFDVGIAHKKDYPNISKLLDTLSNSGFLCHCKGKG